In the Acidovorax sp. A79 genome, one interval contains:
- a CDS encoding diguanylate cyclase, with the protein MSSTAPYPANAPLPAGAGFSVLVVEDQGSVRAALVAELRRAGVSAIFEAPEGSAALHLFKAHRPDLVLLDIKLPGKDGYWVAQQMRESEAGDWTPIIFLSGLDNELDVWRGIEVGGDDYLVKPVRPIVLMAKLRAMRRLLDMRRRLVSVSAELHLANQRLNEMVEVDALTGLVNRRGFDRILHNEILAARRDATPLTLMLCDLDHFKLFNDASGHVQGDACLKEVGRLLREVCVRPRDVASRYGGEEFALILPNTPRSGAMTFARALAQLLKVRAIPHADSPLGSILTLSGGITTCVPDDSTNAESMIMRADQALYAAKAQGRNRFFSFEMQMDTVEQLRN; encoded by the coding sequence ATCTCCAGCACCGCCCCTTATCCGGCCAACGCGCCACTGCCCGCGGGCGCAGGCTTTTCGGTGCTGGTGGTCGAGGACCAGGGCTCCGTGCGGGCCGCGCTGGTGGCCGAACTGCGGCGCGCGGGCGTGTCCGCCATCTTCGAGGCCCCGGAGGGCAGCGCGGCACTGCACCTGTTCAAGGCCCACCGGCCCGACCTGGTGCTGCTGGACATCAAGCTGCCCGGCAAGGATGGCTATTGGGTGGCGCAGCAGATGCGCGAGAGCGAGGCCGGCGACTGGACGCCCATCATCTTCCTGTCGGGCCTGGACAACGAGCTCGACGTGTGGCGCGGCATCGAAGTGGGGGGCGATGACTACCTGGTCAAGCCCGTGAGGCCCATCGTGCTGATGGCCAAGCTGCGGGCCATGCGGCGGCTGCTGGACATGCGCCGCAGGCTCGTGTCGGTATCGGCCGAGCTGCACCTGGCCAACCAGCGCCTCAACGAAATGGTCGAGGTCGACGCGCTGACCGGCCTGGTCAACCGCCGCGGCTTCGACCGCATCCTGCACAACGAGATCCTGGCCGCACGCCGCGATGCCACGCCGCTCACGCTGATGCTGTGCGACCTGGACCACTTCAAGCTCTTCAACGATGCCAGCGGGCATGTGCAGGGCGATGCCTGCCTGAAAGAGGTGGGCCGCCTGCTGCGCGAGGTCTGCGTGCGCCCCCGGGATGTGGCTTCGCGCTATGGCGGCGAGGAATTCGCACTCATCCTGCCGAACACGCCGCGCTCGGGCGCGATGACCTTTGCAAGGGCATTGGCGCAGCTGCTCAAGGTCCGCGCCATACCGCATGCGGATTCGCCACTGGGCAGCATCCTGACACTGTCGGGTGGCATCACCACCTGCGTGCCCGACGACAGCACCAATGCCGAAAGCATGATCATGCGGGCCGACCAGGCCCTGTATGCCGCCAAGGCCCAGGGCCGCAACCGCTTCTTCAGCTTTGAAATGCAGATGGACACCGTGGAGCAATTGCGCAATTGA
- a CDS encoding mechanosensitive ion channel family protein codes for MQILKARLPDWVQDWLEVIIPGTQILLILFVAWLLQRMLRRIVRRASAHYQVPDELVVPMNGLIRWFIVAGALLLVLERMGVSATVLWTAFTGFATVGAVAFFAAWSVLSNLFCALLIFTVRPFRIGDYIEVLDTAEKPGAKGRVVDINLLYTTLEDHGAAAGQVAWLQIPNALVFQRVVRRFQGVPPPPAPPASAAHAAESAPAAPPPVTPGPFNTP; via the coding sequence ATGCAAATCCTGAAGGCCCGCCTGCCCGACTGGGTGCAGGACTGGCTGGAAGTCATCATCCCCGGCACGCAGATCCTGCTGATCCTGTTTGTCGCCTGGCTGCTGCAGCGCATGCTGCGCCGCATCGTGCGCCGCGCCAGTGCGCACTACCAGGTGCCCGACGAGCTGGTCGTGCCCATGAACGGGCTCATCCGCTGGTTCATCGTGGCGGGCGCCCTGCTGCTGGTGCTCGAGCGCATGGGAGTGTCCGCCACCGTGCTCTGGACGGCATTCACGGGCTTCGCCACGGTGGGCGCCGTGGCGTTCTTTGCCGCGTGGAGCGTGCTCTCCAACCTGTTCTGCGCGCTGCTCATCTTCACGGTACGGCCCTTTCGCATCGGCGACTACATCGAGGTGCTGGACACCGCGGAGAAACCGGGCGCCAAGGGCCGGGTGGTGGACATCAACCTGCTGTACACCACGCTGGAGGACCATGGCGCAGCAGCGGGCCAGGTGGCCTGGCTGCAGATTCCGAATGCGTTGGTGTTTCAGCGGGTGGTGCGCAGATTCCAGGGGGTGCCACCGCCGCCCGCGCCCCCCGCCAGCGCTGCGCATGCCGCGGAAAGTGCGCCGGCGGCCCCGCCACCGGTCACGCCCGGGCCTTTCAACACGCCATAG
- the nagZ gene encoding beta-N-acetylhexosaminidase, producing MTEHAPLILDVAGKELTSADRRRLAHPLTGGIILFARNWENRAQLLQLTSSIKAVRDDLLICVDHEGGRVQRFRTDGFTHLPPMRALGDMWMDDGKGAKAVPGSGALRATNAATAAGYVLGAELRACGVDFSFTPVLDLDWGESGVIGDRAFHRDPRVVALLAKSLMHGLLQAGMANCGKHFPGHGFVKADSHTEVPVDKRSLKAILADDAAPYPWLSSTLTSVMPAHVIYPKVDSRPAGFSQRWLQDILRRQMRFDGAIFSDDLSMEGARRLDGQVVGYTDAAVAALQAGCDLVLLCNQSVGDGRAVDELIAGLDQARAQGRWQPSVDSESRRLALLPETLPQAWDELMYQPAYLQALDLLP from the coding sequence ATGACCGAACACGCACCCCTCATCCTCGACGTGGCTGGCAAAGAGCTGACCAGCGCTGACCGCCGCCGCCTCGCGCACCCGCTGACCGGCGGCATCATCCTGTTTGCCCGCAACTGGGAGAACCGCGCGCAGCTGCTGCAGCTCACGAGCAGCATCAAGGCCGTGCGCGACGACCTGCTGATCTGCGTGGACCACGAAGGCGGCCGCGTGCAGCGCTTTCGCACCGATGGCTTTACGCACCTGCCGCCCATGCGTGCGCTGGGTGATATGTGGATGGACGACGGCAAAGGCGCCAAGGCCGTGCCCGGCAGCGGCGCGCTGCGTGCGACCAATGCGGCCACGGCGGCGGGCTATGTGCTGGGCGCCGAGCTGCGCGCCTGCGGTGTGGACTTCAGCTTCACGCCCGTGCTCGACCTCGATTGGGGTGAAAGCGGTGTGATCGGCGACCGCGCCTTTCACCGCGACCCGCGCGTGGTGGCGCTGCTCGCCAAGAGCCTCATGCATGGTCTGCTGCAGGCCGGCATGGCCAACTGCGGCAAGCACTTCCCTGGGCACGGCTTCGTCAAGGCCGACTCGCACACCGAGGTACCCGTGGACAAGCGCAGCCTCAAGGCCATCCTGGCCGACGACGCCGCCCCGTACCCCTGGCTCAGCAGCACGCTCACCAGCGTGATGCCGGCCCATGTGATCTACCCCAAGGTCGACAGCCGCCCCGCAGGTTTCTCGCAGCGCTGGCTGCAGGACATCCTGCGCCGCCAGATGCGCTTTGATGGCGCGATCTTCAGCGACGACCTCAGCATGGAAGGCGCCCGCCGCCTGGACGGCCAGGTGGTCGGCTACACCGATGCGGCCGTGGCGGCGCTCCAGGCCGGCTGCGACCTCGTGCTGCTGTGCAACCAGAGCGTGGGCGATGGCCGCGCGGTGGATGAACTCATCGCCGGCCTGGACCAGGCCCGCGCCCAGGGCCGCTGGCAGCCGAGCGTGGACAGCGAGTCCCGCCGCCTGGCGCTGCTGCCCGAAACCTTGCCCCAGGCGTGGGACGAGCTGATGTACCAGCCCGCCTACCTGCAGGCGCTCGACCTGCTGCCCTGA
- the acpS gene encoding holo-ACP synthase has protein sequence MIYGIGTDICDVRRIAASLERHGERFAQKVLADGELATWRERSSRWPDRGLRYLATRFSAKEAFSKAIGLGMRMPMTWRHCEVAKLPSGQPVIVLHGALKEWFEVRGLQAHLSVTDETDYAASFCVVERAEEKSASSA, from the coding sequence ATGATCTACGGCATCGGCACCGACATCTGCGACGTGCGCCGCATCGCGGCCAGCCTGGAGCGCCACGGCGAACGCTTTGCCCAGAAGGTGCTGGCCGACGGCGAACTGGCCACCTGGCGCGAGAGGAGCAGCCGCTGGCCCGACCGGGGCCTGCGCTACCTGGCCACGCGCTTTTCCGCCAAGGAAGCCTTCAGCAAAGCCATTGGCCTGGGCATGCGCATGCCCATGACCTGGCGCCACTGCGAGGTCGCCAAGCTGCCATCCGGCCAGCCAGTCATCGTGCTGCACGGCGCGCTCAAGGAATGGTTCGAGGTCCGGGGGCTGCAGGCGCACCTGAGCGTGACCGACGAGACCGACTACGCCGCCAGTTTCTGCGTGGTCGAGAGGGCTGAAGAAAAATCGGCCTCCAGCGCTTGA
- a CDS encoding pyridoxine 5'-phosphate synthase, producing MNQPHRPPHPTTALSVNVNKVALVRNTRHLGIPSVTRAAELCLRAGAQGITVHPRPDERHIRGQDVFELAALMKAWPDREYNIEGNPSQNLMDFIRQVRPHQATFVPDSEDQFTSDHGWSFPQDAGRLAPLIAECKALGVRVSLFMDPVPEQMAAARAVGADRVELYTEPYAAAWGTPQQEVELKRYAAAAQAALDAGLGVNAGHDLNRDNLTAFVRGVPGVLEVSIGHALIADALELGYAATVLAYLGCIRSGFAAQADNS from the coding sequence ATGAACCAGCCACACCGCCCTCCGCACCCGACCACCGCCCTGTCGGTGAACGTCAACAAGGTCGCCCTGGTGCGCAACACGCGCCACCTGGGCATTCCGAGCGTCACGCGCGCGGCCGAGCTGTGCCTGCGGGCGGGCGCGCAGGGCATCACCGTGCATCCCCGGCCCGACGAGCGGCACATCCGCGGCCAGGACGTGTTCGAGCTGGCCGCCTTGATGAAGGCCTGGCCTGATCGCGAATACAACATCGAAGGCAACCCGTCGCAGAACCTGATGGACTTCATCCGCCAGGTGCGCCCCCACCAGGCGACCTTCGTGCCCGACAGCGAAGACCAGTTCACCAGCGACCACGGCTGGAGCTTTCCGCAGGATGCCGGGCGCCTGGCGCCTCTGATCGCCGAGTGCAAGGCACTGGGTGTGCGCGTGAGCCTGTTCATGGACCCGGTGCCGGAGCAGATGGCCGCCGCCAGGGCGGTGGGCGCCGACCGGGTGGAGCTGTACACCGAGCCCTATGCCGCCGCCTGGGGCACCCCGCAGCAGGAGGTTGAGCTAAAACGCTACGCCGCGGCCGCCCAGGCCGCGCTGGATGCGGGCCTGGGCGTGAATGCGGGCCACGACCTCAACCGCGACAACCTCACCGCCTTCGTGCGCGGCGTGCCCGGCGTGCTGGAGGTCTCGATTGGGCATGCACTGATCGCCGACGCGCTGGAGCTGGGCTACGCCGCCACGGTGTTGGCCTACCTGGGCTGCATCCGGTCGGGTTTTGCGGCACAGGCAGATAACTCCTGA
- the recO gene encoding DNA repair protein RecO: MAAAKRISDEPAFVLHSYDWSESSLILEVFSRHYGRVALVAKGAKKPSSNFRPVLLPLQPLLLTYTLAGNGDADIHALKGAEWVGGHVMPTGDALLSGLYLNELLLRLLARADPHAALFDAYAGVVRVLASEHGDALEPVLRSFELLLLREIGLLPSLDVQTMTLAPLQAGTRYTLVPEAGLRAASAAERGGLPGSQWQALQRALDDAASYTATLRACVAVSAELKPQLRALLQYHCGSPTLRTRQLMIDLQAL, encoded by the coding sequence GTGGCTGCCGCCAAGCGTATCTCCGATGAACCTGCCTTCGTGCTGCACAGCTACGACTGGAGCGAGTCCAGCCTGATCCTGGAGGTCTTCAGCCGCCACTACGGCCGCGTCGCCCTGGTGGCCAAGGGCGCGAAGAAGCCCAGCTCCAACTTCCGCCCGGTGCTGCTGCCGCTGCAGCCCCTGCTGCTGACCTACACCCTGGCCGGCAATGGCGACGCGGACATCCACGCGCTCAAGGGCGCCGAGTGGGTGGGTGGCCACGTGATGCCCACGGGCGACGCCCTGCTGTCGGGCCTGTACCTCAACGAACTGCTGCTGCGCCTGCTGGCCCGCGCGGACCCGCACGCCGCGCTGTTCGACGCCTACGCGGGCGTGGTGCGGGTGCTGGCCAGCGAGCATGGCGACGCCCTGGAGCCCGTGCTGCGCAGTTTCGAACTGCTGCTGCTGCGCGAGATCGGCCTGTTGCCGAGCCTCGACGTCCAGACCATGACCCTGGCCCCTCTGCAGGCCGGCACGCGCTACACGCTGGTCCCCGAAGCGGGCCTGCGCGCTGCCTCGGCGGCCGAGCGGGGCGGGCTGCCGGGCAGCCAGTGGCAGGCATTGCAGCGGGCGCTGGACGATGCCGCCAGCTATACCGCCACACTGCGGGCCTGCGTTGCCGTCTCGGCCGAACTCAAGCCCCAGCTGCGTGCCCTGCTGCAATACCATTGCGGCAGCCCAACGCTGCGCACCCGCCAGCTCATGATCGACCTGCAGGCCCTATGA
- the era gene encoding GTPase Era produces the protein MNDATKDVAGDEGAASAGAQNDLEAMLAAAGAPAAVPGQRCGVIAIVGKPNVGKSTLLNALVGQKISITSRKAQTTRHRITGIRTREQTQFIFVDTPGFQTRHATALNKSLNKTVMGAIGDVDLILFVVEAGNFTLADAKVLSLFKPGIPTLLVANKLDMVHRRAEIAPWLKSMQERHPFTEFVPMSAKNKGDIERLFGICEKYLPEQGWWYGEDELTDRSEKFLASETVREKLFRFTGDELPYTSTVVIDKFEEEASKQHKRLVKIAATIVVERDNHKMMVIGDKGERLKRIGTEARQELEKLMDAKVFLELWVKVRSGWADDEARVRSFGYE, from the coding sequence ATGAATGATGCTACCAAAGATGTAGCTGGTGACGAAGGTGCAGCAAGCGCAGGGGCGCAAAATGACCTGGAGGCCATGCTCGCGGCGGCGGGCGCCCCCGCAGCCGTCCCCGGCCAGCGCTGCGGCGTGATCGCCATTGTGGGCAAGCCCAACGTGGGCAAGTCCACGCTGCTCAATGCGCTGGTGGGGCAAAAGATCAGCATCACCTCGCGCAAGGCGCAGACCACGCGCCACCGCATCACCGGCATCCGCACCCGCGAGCAGACGCAGTTCATTTTCGTGGACACGCCGGGCTTCCAGACGCGCCACGCCACCGCGCTCAACAAGTCCCTGAACAAGACCGTGATGGGGGCGATCGGCGACGTGGACCTGATCCTGTTCGTGGTGGAGGCCGGCAACTTCACGCTGGCCGATGCCAAGGTACTCTCGCTGTTCAAGCCCGGCATTCCCACGCTCCTGGTGGCGAACAAGCTCGACATGGTGCACCGCCGCGCGGAGATCGCGCCCTGGCTCAAGAGCATGCAGGAGCGCCATCCGTTCACCGAATTCGTGCCCATGTCGGCCAAGAACAAGGGCGACATCGAGCGCCTTTTCGGCATCTGCGAAAAATACCTGCCCGAGCAGGGCTGGTGGTACGGCGAGGACGAACTGACCGACCGCAGCGAGAAATTCCTGGCCTCCGAAACCGTGCGCGAAAAGCTGTTCCGCTTCACCGGGGATGAACTGCCCTACACCTCCACCGTCGTCATCGACAAGTTCGAGGAAGAGGCGAGCAAGCAGCACAAGCGACTGGTCAAGATCGCCGCCACCATCGTGGTGGAGCGGGACAACCACAAGATGATGGTCATCGGCGACAAGGGTGAGCGGCTCAAGCGCATCGGTACCGAGGCGCGGCAGGAGCTGGAAAAGCTCATGGATGCCAAGGTGTTCCTGGAGCTGTGGGTCAAGGTCCGCTCCGGCTGGGCTGACGATGAAGCCCGGGTGCGTTCCTTCGGCTACGAGTAA
- the rnc gene encoding ribonuclease III, with product MHAGLQALQSRLQHVFSDPSLLQRATTHRSFSADHNERLEFLGDSVLNLAVASLLYQRLSALPEGDLSRVRANLVKQDTLHHLALGLKISEVLRLGEGESKSGGQQRPSILADALEALIGAVYLDAGYGNAEALVHRLFQGVEINPQMQAASKDAKTALQEWLQGRKMKLPQYRVVATVGAAHRQTFDVECDIPELGLTERGIGGSRRAGEQAAAVAMLATLKAKNL from the coding sequence GTGCACGCCGGCCTTCAAGCGCTGCAGTCCCGCCTGCAGCATGTTTTTTCCGATCCATCCCTTCTCCAGCGCGCCACCACGCACCGCAGTTTTTCGGCCGATCACAATGAGCGGCTGGAGTTCCTGGGGGACTCCGTGCTGAATCTCGCGGTCGCGAGCCTGCTGTACCAGCGGCTGTCGGCCCTGCCGGAGGGGGATCTGTCCCGTGTCCGTGCCAACCTCGTCAAGCAGGACACCCTGCACCATCTGGCGCTGGGCCTCAAGATTTCCGAGGTGCTGCGCCTGGGTGAAGGCGAGTCCAAATCCGGCGGCCAGCAGCGGCCGTCCATCCTGGCCGATGCGCTGGAGGCGCTCATCGGCGCGGTGTACCTTGACGCGGGGTATGGCAACGCGGAGGCGCTGGTGCACCGCCTGTTCCAGGGTGTCGAGATCAACCCGCAGATGCAGGCGGCGTCCAAGGATGCCAAAACCGCGTTGCAGGAGTGGCTCCAGGGCCGCAAAATGAAGCTGCCGCAGTACCGCGTGGTGGCGACGGTCGGGGCGGCGCACCGCCAGACCTTCGATGTCGAATGCGACATTCCCGAGTTGGGCCTGACCGAGCGTGGCATCGGCGGCTCCCGCCGGGCAGGCGAGCAGGCCGCAGCGGTGGCCATGCTGGCCACATTGAAAGCAAAGAATCTATGA
- a CDS encoding DUF4845 domain-containing protein → MVKVHRVASRSRQRGLSFFGLVFIGVLAVAVFAIGGQSVPIFLEYVAIKKAVEKAKVESSVAGVRAAFDRAAAIDDITSIRGIDLEVGKRGDKVVVSYKYSREIALAGPAYLVYRFEGQTN, encoded by the coding sequence ATGGTGAAAGTCCATCGCGTGGCCAGCCGGTCGCGCCAGCGCGGATTGTCTTTTTTTGGTCTGGTCTTCATTGGTGTCCTGGCTGTGGCCGTTTTCGCCATTGGCGGCCAGTCGGTTCCCATTTTTCTTGAATATGTGGCCATTAAGAAAGCCGTTGAAAAGGCCAAAGTAGAAAGCTCCGTAGCTGGTGTTCGGGCGGCTTTTGACCGTGCGGCGGCGATTGATGACATTACCTCGATCCGGGGTATTGACCTGGAGGTGGGCAAGCGTGGCGACAAGGTCGTGGTGTCCTATAAGTACTCCCGCGAAATCGCGCTGGCGGGCCCGGCCTATCTTGTCTACCGCTTTGAAGGACAGACCAACTAG
- the lepB gene encoding signal peptidase I, which produces MQAMQILTSVVLAAFGGYIGAWYFGAVEGNFALLLFLATVVTGAYWLAERLYFLPQRRRAAQAVEDAAVQRRAELDRMGIQKVDVDVQEAKGRLLMQPWWLDWTAGLFPVIVAVFLLRSFLFEPFKIPSGSMIPTLLVGDLILVNKFTYGIRLPVIHTKITEGTKPARGDVLVFRYPPQPSLDYIKRVVGVPGDEVAYLNKRLTINGQAVDTKAAPDFFEEDSMRYFKQFEEQLGPQPHRLLNNPDVPAFVQGASNFAYRQNCRYSVEGVVCKVPEGHYFMMGDNRDNSLDSRYWGFVPEGNIVGKAFFVWMNFGNLKRIGSFH; this is translated from the coding sequence ATGCAGGCCATGCAGATTCTCACCTCTGTGGTGCTGGCCGCATTTGGCGGGTATATCGGCGCTTGGTACTTTGGGGCCGTGGAAGGCAACTTTGCCCTGCTGTTGTTCCTGGCCACGGTGGTCACGGGTGCCTACTGGCTGGCCGAGCGGCTGTACTTTTTGCCGCAGCGCCGCCGGGCTGCCCAGGCCGTGGAAGATGCCGCCGTGCAGCGCCGCGCCGAACTGGACCGCATGGGCATCCAGAAAGTTGATGTGGATGTCCAGGAAGCCAAGGGGAGGCTGCTCATGCAGCCCTGGTGGCTGGACTGGACCGCAGGACTCTTCCCGGTGATCGTCGCGGTGTTCCTGCTGAGGTCATTTCTGTTCGAGCCTTTCAAGATTCCGTCGGGTTCCATGATTCCCACGCTGCTGGTGGGCGACCTGATCCTGGTGAACAAGTTCACCTACGGTATCCGCCTGCCGGTCATCCACACCAAGATCACCGAAGGCACCAAGCCTGCGCGGGGGGATGTGCTGGTGTTTCGCTACCCGCCACAGCCCAGCCTGGACTACATCAAGCGGGTGGTCGGCGTGCCGGGGGACGAGGTCGCCTACCTCAACAAGCGCCTCACGATCAACGGCCAAGCGGTGGATACCAAGGCAGCGCCGGATTTCTTCGAAGAGGATTCGATGCGCTACTTCAAGCAGTTTGAAGAGCAGCTGGGCCCGCAGCCGCATCGCTTGCTGAACAACCCCGATGTTCCTGCCTTCGTACAGGGCGCGAGCAATTTTGCCTACCGGCAGAACTGCCGCTACAGTGTCGAGGGCGTCGTCTGCAAGGTGCCGGAAGGCCACTATTTCATGATGGGGGACAACCGGGACAACTCGCTCGATTCGCGCTACTGGGGATTCGTTCCAGAAGGCAATATCGTCGGAAAGGCCTTTTTTGTCTGGATGAATTTCGGTAACCTCAAGCGTATCGGTTCATTCCACTAA
- the lepA gene encoding translation elongation factor 4 — MNHIRNFSIIAHIDHGKSTLADRLIQRCGGLADREMEAQVLDSMDIEKERGITIKAQTAALQYKAQDGQVYNLNLIDTPGHVDFSYEVSRSLSACEGALLVVDASQGVEAQTVANCYTALDLGVEVVPVLNKMDLPNADPDNAKAEIEDVIGIDATDAIPCSAKTGMGIEEILEAIVAKVPAPRGNAQGPLRAMIIDSWFDSYVGVVMLVRVVDGRLLKGERIKMMASGAVYNADNLGVFTPANEPRNSLDAGQVGYIIAGIKELQAAKVGDTITLEKKLPNNAGPAAEALPGFKEIQPQVFAGLYPTEASEYDSLRDALEKLKLNDASLHYEPEVSQALGFGFRCGFLGLLHMEIVQERLEREFDQDLITTAPSVVYQVVKADGEVIMVENPSKMPDQGRLEEIREPIVTVHLYMPQDYVGPVMTLANQKRGVQMNMAYHGRQVMLTYEMPLGEIVLDFFDKLKSVSRGYASMDYEFKEYRASDVVKVDILLNGEKVDALSIIVHRSQSQYRGRAVVAKMREIISRQMYDVAIQAAIGANIIARETIKALRKNVLAKCYGGDITRKRKLLEKQKAGKKRMKQIGSVEVPQEAFLAILQVED; from the coding sequence ATGAACCACATCAGAAATTTTTCCATCATTGCGCACATCGACCATGGCAAGTCGACGCTCGCTGATCGCTTGATCCAGCGCTGTGGCGGCCTTGCGGACCGTGAGATGGAGGCCCAGGTTCTGGACTCGATGGACATCGAAAAGGAGCGTGGGATAACCATCAAGGCGCAGACGGCGGCACTGCAATACAAGGCACAGGATGGCCAGGTCTACAACCTCAATCTGATCGACACGCCGGGTCATGTGGACTTCTCGTATGAAGTGAGCCGCTCGCTGTCTGCCTGCGAGGGCGCGTTGCTGGTGGTCGATGCATCCCAGGGCGTCGAAGCCCAGACGGTCGCGAACTGCTACACGGCGCTGGACCTGGGTGTCGAGGTCGTGCCGGTGCTCAACAAGATGGATTTGCCCAATGCGGATCCGGACAACGCCAAGGCCGAGATCGAGGACGTGATCGGCATCGACGCCACGGATGCCATTCCATGTTCCGCCAAGACGGGCATGGGCATCGAGGAGATCCTGGAAGCCATCGTCGCCAAGGTGCCCGCGCCGCGCGGCAATGCGCAGGGTCCGCTGCGGGCCATGATCATCGACAGCTGGTTTGACAGCTATGTCGGCGTCGTGATGCTGGTGCGCGTGGTGGACGGGCGGCTGCTCAAGGGCGAGCGCATCAAGATGATGGCCAGTGGCGCCGTGTACAACGCCGACAACCTGGGGGTGTTCACGCCCGCCAACGAGCCGCGCAATTCGCTGGATGCAGGGCAGGTGGGCTACATCATCGCGGGCATCAAGGAGCTGCAGGCCGCCAAGGTCGGCGACACGATCACGCTGGAAAAGAAGCTGCCCAACAACGCAGGCCCCGCCGCCGAGGCCTTGCCCGGCTTCAAGGAAATCCAGCCGCAGGTTTTCGCGGGGCTGTACCCCACCGAAGCGAGCGAGTACGACTCGCTGCGCGATGCGCTGGAAAAGCTCAAGCTCAACGACGCCTCGCTGCACTACGAACCCGAAGTGAGCCAGGCGCTGGGCTTTGGTTTTCGTTGCGGATTCCTCGGGCTCCTGCACATGGAAATCGTGCAGGAGCGCCTGGAGCGGGAGTTCGACCAGGACCTCATCACCACGGCGCCCAGCGTGGTCTACCAGGTGGTCAAGGCCGATGGCGAAGTGATCATGGTCGAGAATCCCTCCAAGATGCCGGACCAGGGGCGGCTGGAGGAGATCCGCGAGCCCATCGTCACGGTGCATCTGTACATGCCGCAGGACTATGTGGGCCCGGTGATGACACTGGCCAACCAGAAGCGCGGCGTGCAGATGAACATGGCATACCACGGCCGCCAGGTGATGCTCACCTACGAAATGCCGCTGGGCGAAATCGTGCTCGACTTCTTCGACAAGCTCAAGTCGGTGTCGCGCGGCTATGCCTCCATGGACTACGAGTTCAAGGAATACCGCGCCTCCGATGTGGTGAAGGTCGACATCCTGCTCAACGGTGAAAAGGTCGACGCGCTGTCCATCATCGTGCACCGCTCGCAATCGCAGTACCGCGGACGTGCCGTGGTCGCCAAGATGCGCGAGATCATCAGCCGCCAGATGTACGACGTGGCCATCCAGGCCGCTATCGGTGCCAACATCATTGCGCGCGAAACCATCAAGGCATTGCGCAAGAACGTGCTGGCAAAATGTTACGGCGGTGATATCACCCGCAAGCGCAAGCTCCTCGAGAAGCAGAAAGCAGGTAAGAAACGCATGAAACAGATTGGATCGGTCGAAGTGCCCCAGGAGGCCTTCCTGGCCATTTTGCAGGTGGAAGACTGA